A stretch of Endozoicomonas sp. SCSIO W0465 DNA encodes these proteins:
- the dcuC gene encoding C4-dicarboxylate transporter DcuC, whose translation MGVGTIRVGLPTAILVSAFISLTFEYLRHRDIRIVFSKLQDLFDNMGKVFATVVTLIIAGETFAMGLKSIGAVDALLHAGSQAGFSASIIVLFMAILTFTISALMGSGNAAFFSFAPMVPDIAHRIGANVAEMMLPIQLSAGMGRTISPIAGVIIAVAGIAGLSPFDIVRRTLIPMISGWLLMLVITFTASGQLMEVLPFLVVVCTLVAVVMIVRRKKTVQLSTAG comes from the coding sequence ATGGGGGTAGGCACCATCCGGGTAGGTCTGCCAACGGCTATCCTGGTCAGCGCATTTATCAGTCTGACTTTTGAGTATCTTCGACATCGTGATATCAGGATTGTGTTCAGCAAACTGCAGGACCTATTCGACAATATGGGCAAGGTGTTTGCCACGGTAGTTACCCTCATTATTGCCGGTGAAACCTTTGCCATGGGCCTCAAGTCGATTGGTGCTGTTGATGCTCTGTTGCATGCTGGCAGTCAGGCAGGATTCTCGGCCAGTATTATTGTGCTGTTTATGGCCATTCTGACATTCACCATCTCAGCCCTGATGGGGTCCGGGAATGCGGCTTTCTTCTCTTTCGCTCCCATGGTTCCCGATATTGCCCATAGGATCGGGGCGAATGTTGCCGAGATGATGCTGCCTATCCAGCTCTCTGCCGGGATGGGGCGCACAATCTCACCCATTGCCGGCGTTATTATTGCCGTAGCGGGTATTGCCGGTCTGTCGCCTTTTGATATCGTGCGCAGAACCCTGATTCCGATGATCAGCGGCTGGTTGCTGATGTTGGTTATTACCTTCACCGCCAGTGGTCAGCTTATGGAAGTTCTACCGTTCCTGGTGGTAGTGTGCACATTGGTTGCCGTCGTTATGATAGTCAGGCGCAAAAAGACTGTTCAACTCAGCACGGCGGGATGA